The Benincasa hispida cultivar B227 chromosome 9, ASM972705v1, whole genome shotgun sequence genome has a segment encoding these proteins:
- the LOC120086986 gene encoding late embryogenesis abundant protein 2-like, giving the protein MASHQDISHKAGEIVGQAQVKKDEILNQASHAAHDSKDKASTHDQSPAQTASNLKDQAANFLQQTGEQVKNMAQGAADAVKNTLGMNTDNTPNTNNPTNNPTNNPSTRI; this is encoded by the exons ATGGCAAGTCATCAGGATATTAGCCACAAGGCTGGTGAGATTGTTGGCCAAGCTCAG GTAAAGAAGGATGAGATTTTGAACCAAGCATCTCATGCAGCTCATGATTCCAAAGACAAAGCATCTACGCATGACCAATCGCCCGCCCAAACTGCCTCTAACCTCAAGGACCAAGCTGCAAATTTCCTTCAACag ACCGGAGAGCAAGTGAAGAACATGGCACAAGGAGCAGCCGATGCAGTGAAGAATACACTTGGAATGAACACTGATAACACTCCAAACACCAACAATCCTACCAATAACCCTACCAACAATCCATCTACTAGAATTTAA
- the LOC120086751 gene encoding LOW QUALITY PROTEIN: late embryogenesis abundant protein 2-like (The sequence of the model RefSeq protein was modified relative to this genomic sequence to represent the inferred CDS: deleted 3 bases in 2 codons), producing the protein MASHNQSYRAGETKGRAEEKTNETMGTMGDKAREAKEKTYETGRAAREKAHGAADSTKEWASDTAQGAREKAQSGKETTGGILEQTGEKVKSMAQGAADAVKSTFGMAQHDDEVDKDSDPTTIP; encoded by the exons atggcatCTCACAATCAGAGCTATAGAGCTGGTGAAACCAAGGGACGAGCTGAG GAGAAGACGAACGAGACGATGGGTACGATGGGGGACAAGGCCAGAGAAGCAAAGGAGAAGACATACGAAACTGGGCGGGCCGCAAGGGAGAAGGCCCATGGAGCAGCGGACTCGACAAAAGAATGGGCCTCAGATACGGCCCAAGGGGCCCGTGAG AAGGCCCAATCTGGAAAAGAGACAACCGGAGGGATTCTAGAGCAGACTGGTGAGAAAGTGAAGAGTATGGCCCAAGGAGCAGCGGATGCTGTGAAAAGCACTTTTGGGATGGCCCAGCACGATGATGAA GTGGACAAAGACAGTGACCCCACCACAATACCGTAG
- the LOC120086871 gene encoding WD repeat-containing protein 43, with product MKKEILKSPPITAFTPDGDYLAILSSNGTLKIWSTRDGSLLAEWKDPDGKNDVGYSCMACCFQGKKRKNSYCVVAVGTNSGDVLAVNASNGERKWVSAGCHLGGVIGLSFANKGRRLHAVGSNGKVSEMDTETGNIIKEFKASKKSISSSSFSLDEKYLAVAGKKLKILSKDDGDELMVHPDKLGPVKLVSLSDDAKTIITSELGAKHLQVWWCDMSAGKLSRGPVLSMKHPPFVSECRNVSNQEDNVVVLSVSVSGVAYLWKLKILSEDEVSPTKVSVKANDNQSAEENHGSAKKNRVSVIASRINGVGDNEVSVLVTHGSMDLPQHSLFSIGYSVKEDVNTARGNKTLQQNDDCSEQGPHEVEQEVVTPKSKKGKKKRAASDLDSLTTGDISDVGNGDASDVIFNDDLNEPSMGEKLASLNLVDQNEDEGREKEPSVPAIPPSADSVQVLLKQALHAEDRVLLLECLYTKDDKVISKSIAQLNSSDVLKLLHSLISFIQSRGAILVCVLPWLRGLLLQHASKIMSQESSLLALNSLYQLIESRISTFQSALLLSSSLDFLYSGVLDEEVDENDAIVPIIYEEDDSDDKESGDEMETDEDEERDEVEAFDDLSAGEVDDDMSE from the exons ATGAAGAAGGAAATTCTTAAATCGCCACCTATCACAGCTTTCACTCCAGACGGTGACTATCTCGCCATCTTGTCCTCAAATGGAACTCTAAAG ATTTGGAGTACCCGTGATGGGAGTTTACTGGCAGAATGGAAGGATCCCGATGGAAAAAATGATGTTGGTTATTCCTGTATGGCATGCTGTTTTCAGGGGAAAAAG CGTAAAAACAGTTACTGTGTAGTTGCTGTTGGTACCAATAGTGGGGATGTGTTGGCTGTGAATGCTTCAAACGGTGAGAGAAAGTGGGTCTCCGCAGGTTGCCATCTTGG CGGAGTTATTGGCCTTTCTTTTGCGAACAAAGGCCGTAGACTGCATGCGGTTGGAAGTAATGGAAAGGTCTCTGAGATGGACACTGAAACAGGAAACATTATCAAGGAGTTCAAAGCTTCGAAAAAATCAATCTCTTCTTCATCCTTTTCACTTG atgagaagtacttagctgtAGCtggtaaaaagttaaaaattttaaGCAAAGATGATGGGGATGAGCTTATGGTGCATCCTGATAAATTG GGTCCTGTGAAGCTTGTTTCTCTATCTGATGATGCCAAAACAATAATTACGTCAGAACTTGGAGCCAAACATCTTCAAGTGTGGTGGTGTGATATGAGTGCTGGAAAACTTAGTAGGGGTCCTGTTCTCTCCATGAAGCATCCTCCGTTTGTCTCTGAATGCAGAAATGTTAGCAATCAAGAAGACAACGTGGTTGTCTTGTCAGTATCAGTATCAGGTGTAGCTTATTTATGGAAATTAAAGATACTATCTGAAGATGAGGTTAGTCCAACTAAAGTCTCTGTAAAAGCTAATGACAACCAATCAGCTGAGGAAAACCATGGAAGTGCTAAGAAGAATCGAGTTTCTGTCATTGCTTCCAGAATAAATGGTGTAGGAGACAATGAAGTGTCAGTTCTTGTTACTCATGGCTCCATGGACCTACCACAGCATAGTCTTTTTAGTATTGGTTATTCCGTGAAGGAAGATGTGAACACTGCACGTGGGAATAAAACACTCCAACAAAATGATGATTGTTCTGAACAAG GTCCCCATGAGGTTGAGCAAGAAGTGGTTACGCCGAAAAGtaagaaaggcaaaaagaaaAGAGCAGCATCTGATCTTGATAGTCTGACAACTGGAGATATCAGTGATGTTG GCAATGGAGATGCTTCTGATGTAATATTTAATGATGATTTAAATGAGCCATCCATGGGAGAGAAACTTGCGAGTTTGAATTTGGTGGACCAGAATGAGGATGAAGGTCGTGAAAAAGAACCTTCCGTCCCTGCAATACCACCAAGTGCAGACTCTGTTCAGGTTTTGCTTAAGCAAGCGCTACATGCAGAGGATCGCGTCCTTTTGCTAGAATGCTTATATACCAAGGATGATAAG GTTATTTCAAAATCAATAGCACAATTAAATTCATCTGATGTTCTCAAGCTTTTGCATTCTCTGATATCCTTTATCCAGTCAAG AGGTGCAATTCTTGTATGCGTCCTCCCTTGGCTGAGAGGCTTACTTCTCCAACATGCTAGTAAAATTATGTCTCAAGAATCTTCCCTCCTTGCCTTGAACTCTCTATATCAG CTCATTGAGTCTAGAATTTCAACTTTCCAATCCGCTCTACTGCTATCAAGTAGCTTAGACTTCCTCTACTCAGGG GTCCTTGATGAGGAGGTAGACGAAAATGATGCCATTGTGCCAATTATTTACGAGGAGGACGATAGCGACGATAAGGAATCGGGAGATGAAATGGAAACTGATGAAGACGAGGAAAGGGATGAAGTAGAAGCCTTTGACGATCTTAGTGCTGGTGAAGTGGATGATGACATGAGTGAGTGA